The Leptospiraceae bacterium genome includes a region encoding these proteins:
- the ppk1 gene encoding polyphosphate kinase 1 codes for MDRSELLNNKDIFYERELSWLDFNFRVLEEACDISNPILERLKFLCITESNLDEFFMVRVAGLRDQVNSGIDETSLNGMKSSEVIFEISKKVSSFIKKQYEVLNEKIIPDLKANKISIINNHNELKPAEIAYIKKYYKEEVSSILTPLAIDPSHPFPHLLNRTLNLAITLTSDEDNSRTLFAIVQVPSLLPRFLELPSTDGERRFFPLEGIITLHLSDLFYGLTVTEIHAFRIMRDSDLSIHEELEGSLLTNVKKELKNRFWGDAVRLDVHNKIPEYLKQSVMELLKIQEHEMYEIPGFLNLGDLMYFYGLSGTGHLKFPIIPTKNILSEYSLDKIFQLIRKGDIIFHHPYDSFQAVEDLLKFASEDPKVLAIKMTLYRTSGDSPIIQYLKQAAENGKQVTVLVELKARFDEERNIIWAQRLEDSGVHVVYGIIGLKIHCKLLLILRRETDKLKRYVHMSTGNYNSSTAKYYTDLSLFTNNIRITEDIGTLFNALTSSAKMPKLETVSAAPLYLRDDILGLINQEIENARSGKPAYIFLKMNSLVDRDLIAALYEASGVGIKVDLVIRGICCLVPGVAGISENIVVRSIIGRFLEHSRIYIFQNLGKPKVYLSSADCMPRNFFKRIEVMFPILDEKIKNKIFKIIEIILKDNVKARILGNDGIYRKLSPAEGEIPIDSQMELAKI; via the coding sequence ATGGATAGATCAGAGCTTTTAAATAACAAGGACATATTTTATGAACGAGAACTTTCTTGGTTGGACTTTAATTTTAGGGTTTTAGAGGAAGCATGTGACATTTCGAATCCAATTTTAGAAAGATTGAAATTTTTATGTATCACAGAATCCAATTTAGATGAATTTTTTATGGTTCGAGTAGCTGGACTCAGAGATCAAGTAAACTCTGGAATTGATGAAACAAGTTTAAATGGAATGAAAAGCTCTGAAGTTATTTTTGAAATTTCGAAAAAGGTTTCCTCTTTTATTAAAAAGCAATACGAAGTATTAAACGAAAAAATCATCCCTGATCTTAAGGCAAATAAAATTAGTATAATCAATAACCATAATGAATTAAAACCTGCTGAGATTGCCTATATAAAAAAATATTACAAAGAAGAAGTTTCAAGTATTCTTACTCCTCTAGCAATAGACCCTTCCCATCCATTTCCTCATTTGTTAAATCGTACGTTAAATTTAGCAATTACTCTAACTAGTGATGAGGATAATTCTCGTACTCTTTTTGCTATAGTTCAAGTTCCTTCTTTACTTCCGCGTTTTTTAGAGTTACCATCTACTGATGGCGAAAGAAGATTTTTTCCACTAGAGGGGATAATTACACTTCACCTCTCTGATTTATTTTATGGACTAACTGTCACTGAGATTCATGCATTCCGAATTATGCGTGATTCTGATCTTTCTATTCATGAGGAACTTGAAGGAAGTCTTTTAACAAATGTCAAAAAAGAATTAAAAAATCGTTTTTGGGGTGATGCAGTAAGACTAGATGTTCACAATAAAATTCCTGAATATCTAAAACAATCTGTGATGGAATTATTAAAAATACAAGAACATGAAATGTACGAAATTCCTGGATTTTTAAATTTAGGTGATTTAATGTATTTTTATGGACTATCTGGAACTGGACATTTAAAATTTCCTATCATTCCTACTAAAAATATTCTAAGTGAATACAGTTTGGATAAAATTTTTCAACTGATTCGTAAAGGTGATATTATTTTTCATCATCCTTATGATTCATTTCAAGCTGTTGAAGATTTGTTAAAATTTGCAAGTGAAGACCCCAAAGTTCTTGCTATTAAAATGACACTTTATCGCACAAGTGGGGATTCTCCGATTATCCAATATCTAAAACAAGCAGCGGAAAATGGCAAACAAGTTACTGTTCTTGTAGAACTTAAAGCTCGTTTTGATGAAGAAAGAAATATTATATGGGCACAGCGTTTAGAAGATTCCGGCGTGCATGTTGTATATGGAATCATTGGTCTTAAAATTCATTGTAAATTACTATTGATATTAAGAAGAGAAACAGATAAACTGAAACGTTATGTGCATATGAGTACGGGAAATTATAATTCTTCTACTGCAAAGTATTACACTGATTTGTCGCTATTTACAAATAATATAAGAATAACGGAAGACATTGGTACACTTTTTAATGCACTTACGAGTTCTGCAAAAATGCCAAAGTTAGAAACGGTTTCCGCTGCCCCCCTCTATTTACGGGATGATATACTTGGTTTAATCAATCAAGAAATTGAAAATGCTAGGTCAGGAAAACCAGCTTATATTTTTTTAAAAATGAATTCATTGGTTGATCGGGATTTGATTGCGGCTTTATATGAAGCAAGTGGAGTTGGAATAAAAGTAGATTTAGTGATCCGTGGGATTTGCTGTTTGGTTCCGGGAGTTGCAGGAATTTCTGAAAATATTGTTGTCCGATCTATCATTGGAAGATTCTTGGAACATTCTCGCATTTATATTTTTCAGAATTTGGGAAAACCCAAGGTATACCTCTCTTCAGCAGATTGTATGCCTCGGAATTTTTTCAAACGAATTGAAGTTATGTTTCCTATTTTGGATGAAAAAATAAAAAATAAAATATTTAAAATTATAGAAATCATTTTAAAAGACAATGTAAAAGCTCGTATTTTAGGAAACGATGGAATTTATAGAAAACTTTCTCCAGCCGAGGGAGAAATTCCGATTGATTCTCAAATGGAATTGGCGAAAATATAA
- a CDS encoding 7TM-DISM domain-containing protein: MKKYLKYTQLLLLNLVFIFFGNCYPISEENSSEILSLSDSEWYINFEDKAEFAGAEFSHQGWQTLEVPGNVRTTESSHRGVFWLRKSFELDAENFTSALALTLGKIYDRDEVYLNGKIIGINGKSPEDIQQNEVAYGRLRIYSIPPGLLLKGTNVLAIKINSNFRAYAGIVSGPVGIATLESATSYLIQSSLDNLIFDAVYLFIGVFFIISFLKMKEMKEYLAFSIFIIAFSFLQFTRNEFRFAVSNHFLFFKYLESALILNMPFFYIHFFQSFFRLPKVKYQNYYFLLNLAFCILFLVIPNYVFWTNFINFWVINILLILGYSLFVTVQKVREKDRDAIIYGVALVYFIYSVFKEILIQRGWTQSDSSIESSVLFYILLVTVALRLRFIFLKIKIQNRFEQLKEIDQLREKIFLYMDRILSPSIDESILMTRAIKNHNNPENQKESLIKIQTIYDEMQYSLDDILELSRLEVMSEPLSKETVDFVDFIRTILAQADLTYTVKVDERFKIHNSLDLINSLIIRLIDFTGFKDVNSIDLIVTSDLKDHLHFRFMLYSLDHKKTQKLYKQLNDFTVGGNIHSVRWAIIKEILRLLDGHLEMKLINKKYVRIDFELLALPLEQEKVNKPKVEFKTPKFNFKISDIKFPTFKK, encoded by the coding sequence ATGAAAAAATATTTAAAATACACACAACTTCTTTTATTGAATTTAGTTTTTATTTTTTTTGGAAATTGTTATCCAATCTCGGAAGAAAATAGTTCAGAAATACTAAGTCTAAGTGATTCAGAATGGTATATTAATTTTGAGGATAAAGCTGAGTTTGCGGGAGCAGAGTTTTCTCATCAAGGTTGGCAGACATTAGAAGTTCCTGGAAATGTGCGGACTACAGAAAGTTCTCATAGAGGAGTTTTTTGGTTACGTAAATCCTTTGAGCTGGACGCGGAAAATTTTACAAGTGCGTTAGCCCTTACCCTCGGAAAAATCTATGATAGAGATGAAGTATACCTAAATGGAAAAATCATTGGTATCAACGGAAAAAGTCCAGAAGATATTCAGCAAAATGAAGTTGCATATGGTCGTCTTAGAATTTATTCTATTCCTCCTGGATTATTACTGAAAGGTACAAATGTTCTTGCAATTAAAATAAACTCTAATTTTAGAGCTTATGCAGGAATAGTCTCCGGACCCGTGGGTATTGCAACTTTGGAATCTGCTACCTCCTATTTGATTCAAAGTTCATTGGATAATTTGATATTTGACGCGGTTTATCTATTTATTGGAGTCTTTTTTATTATTAGTTTTTTGAAAATGAAGGAAATGAAGGAATATTTAGCTTTTAGTATTTTTATCATAGCATTTTCATTTCTTCAATTTACTAGGAACGAATTTAGATTTGCCGTATCTAATCATTTTTTATTTTTTAAATATTTAGAATCTGCTCTTATTTTAAATATGCCGTTTTTTTATATTCACTTTTTTCAAAGTTTCTTTAGACTCCCCAAAGTAAAATATCAAAATTATTACTTTTTACTGAACCTTGCTTTTTGTATTTTGTTTTTAGTTATTCCAAATTATGTTTTTTGGACTAACTTTATAAACTTCTGGGTAATCAATATTTTACTCATTTTAGGATATTCGCTTTTTGTTACTGTTCAAAAAGTGAGAGAAAAAGATAGAGATGCAATTATATATGGAGTTGCATTAGTTTATTTTATATATAGTGTTTTTAAAGAAATTTTAATCCAGAGAGGTTGGACTCAGAGTGATTCCTCAATTGAAAGTTCTGTTTTATTCTATATATTATTAGTTACCGTTGCGTTGCGGCTAAGATTTATTTTTCTCAAAATTAAAATTCAAAATAGATTTGAACAACTCAAAGAAATTGATCAACTTAGAGAAAAGATATTTTTGTATATGGATAGAATTTTAAGCCCATCCATTGATGAATCTATTTTAATGACAAGAGCTATAAAAAATCACAATAATCCAGAGAATCAAAAGGAATCATTAATAAAAATTCAAACCATTTACGACGAAATGCAATATTCCTTAGACGATATTTTGGAGTTATCTAGACTAGAAGTGATGTCAGAACCGCTTTCTAAGGAAACGGTTGACTTTGTAGATTTTATAAGAACGATACTCGCTCAGGCAGATTTAACATATACCGTTAAGGTAGATGAAAGATTTAAAATTCATAATAGTTTGGATTTAATTAATTCGCTCATCATTCGTTTGATTGACTTTACTGGTTTTAAGGACGTAAATAGTATTGATTTAATTGTAACTTCTGATTTAAAAGATCATTTACATTTCCGGTTTATGCTTTATAGCCTCGATCACAAAAAGACTCAGAAATTATACAAACAGTTAAATGATTTTACTGTTGGGGGTAATATCCATTCTGTCCGTTGGGCAATTATAAAAGAAATTTTGCGTTTATTAGATGGACATTTGGAAATGAAACTGATTAATAAAAAATATGTTCGAATTGATTTTGAATTACTTGCACTGCCACTCGAACAGGAAAAAGTAAATAAACCAAAAGTAGAATTTAAAACTCCAAAATTTAATTTCAAAATTTCAGACATTAAATTCCCTACTTTTAAGAAATAG
- a CDS encoding GNAT family N-acetyltransferase, giving the protein MKYLFETERLGFRNWEIKDIAKFAKINADEKVMQYFPKCLTYEETVNSVKNINFHFEKWGYGLWVVEEKKKKDFIGFIGLNHTDFKTSFSPCVEIGWRLDQKFWGLGYASEGAKLCLKKAFSDFGLKKIYSFTSVLNLKSENVMIKLGMQKFSEFEHPKLENSNPLCRHVAYTIS; this is encoded by the coding sequence TTGAAATACCTATTCGAAACAGAAAGGCTTGGATTTAGAAACTGGGAAATAAAGGACATTGCTAAATTTGCAAAAATAAACGCTGATGAAAAAGTTATGCAATATTTTCCGAAATGCCTAACATATGAAGAAACTGTAAACTCAGTCAAAAATATTAACTTTCACTTTGAAAAATGGGGTTATGGATTATGGGTAGTGGAAGAAAAAAAGAAAAAAGATTTTATTGGATTTATTGGTTTGAATCATACCGATTTCAAAACTTCGTTTTCTCCCTGTGTAGAAATTGGTTGGAGGTTAGATCAGAAATTTTGGGGATTAGGATATGCAAGCGAAGGTGCAAAACTCTGTTTAAAAAAAGCATTTTCTGATTTCGGGCTAAAAAAAATTTACTCATTTACTTCTGTTCTCAATTTAAAATCAGAAAACGTAATGATAAAACTCGGGATGCAAAAATTTTCTGAATTCGAACATCCCAAGTTAGAAAACTCTAACCCTCTTTGTCGACATGTAGCATATACTATTTCTTAA
- a CDS encoding disulfide oxidoreductase — protein sequence MTVGEAMQVHPEAGLVFSSYHLGGCSHCSINEIETIEQVCQGYGVEVEVLLDSLNNLFAEDEN from the coding sequence ATGACTGTTGGGGAAGCAATGCAAGTGCATCCAGAAGCAGGTCTTGTATTTTCTAGTTACCATCTCGGTGGCTGTTCTCATTGTTCCATAAACGAAATCGAAACAATTGAGCAAGTTTGCCAAGGTTATGGTGTAGAAGTAGAAGTGCTTCTTGATAGTCTCAACAATTTGTTTGCGGAAGACGAAAACTAG